One Anolis carolinensis isolate JA03-04 chromosome 5, rAnoCar3.1.pri, whole genome shotgun sequence DNA segment encodes these proteins:
- the LOC134299328 gene encoding uncharacterized protein LOC134299328, with protein sequence MSEEEDQSPNEAERPLQGAQPKREETLQAIASSTGYPKPNGVTQRIPRLGRGVSAAAETSWGSGGSMPETVALRLSILETNLSRLSETVGRLVPLLEENLQKEASRYGAEREPSKEGDWSQRGQRASTQSPVAARDEGDEEYWQELQFRDSMAREVERQRALGTLRPPSPTELPTPRMGVGVERPLGPGIGSSGFADEGGEERGVQEEEEDVPYDEERRDEGATAGPVCGWAEEPTAAADFQEPRRMTTGVGRGVFQGATRGNLMQPFPMPPRQYQRAAEWMPRREDLKLEYGGESEELNFFLISIRGYMEDNAHTFPSEASRVRAIGNTLKRGAASWYVQLHARRDPCLRSVPRFLAALENRFRDRLEQLRARDQLKGIKQRDKTVPEYAEEFLHLAERVPEWSEVTKVELFKEGLRPEIFSWAAHRDDPETLQGWIQLAGRVESTLAQVKRFRSSSGQQRPVARGRGETRKQERPGGRPGIPSRGDDNKPKPGCFVCGKTGHRAAECWARKGEPPKAPKPKPATGRRAEEEVQAPESSERLDYGERRTEEEDEENGGAMSCSQIPGLNFQALNLTS encoded by the coding sequence atgagcgaggaagaagatcaaagcccaaatgaggcagagaggcctttgcaaggggcccagccgaagagagaagagacgctgcaagccatagcttcctctacggggtaccccaagccgaacggcgtgacccagagaattcccaggctcggaagaggcgtctctgcagctgcagaaaccagttggggatctggaggaagtatgccggagaccgtggccctgcggttatccatcctggaaactaatttatccaggctgtcggaaaccgtggggagattggtgccattattggaagagaatctccagaaggaggccagccgatatggcgccgagagagaaccaagcaaagaaggagattggagccagaggggccagcgggcgtcaacgcagagccccgtggcggcaagggacgagggagatgaggaatactggcaggagctgcagttccgggacagcatggcgcgagaagtggagcgtcagcgagccctggggaccctgaggccgccgtctccaacagagctcccaaccccccgaatgggcgttggggtggaaaggccactggggccagggatcgggtccagtggattcgcagacgaaggcggagaggagcggggggtccaggaagaggaggaggatgtgccgtacgacgaggaaagacgagatgagggggctacagctgggccagtatgcggatgggcggaagagccaacagcggcggcagacttccaggagccgcgcagaatgaccaccggagtggggcgcggcgtgttccaaggagccacccgaggaaacctgatgcaacccttccccatgccgcccagacaatatcaaagggctgcagaatggatgcctagaagggaagatctcaagctggaatacggaggggaatcagaggaactgaacttttttctaattagcattagaggatacatggaagacaacgcacacacatttccctccgaagcaagcagggttcgagccatcggcaacacactaaagcgaggagcagccagctggtatgtgcaattgcatgccagacgcgacccatgcctgaggtcagtgccccgcttcctcgccgcactggagaaccggttcagagaccggctagagcaattgagggctcgagaccagctgaaaggaataaaacagagggacaaaacggtgcccgagtacgcagaggaattcctccacctcgcggaaagggtaccggagtggtctgaagtaaccaaagtggaactatttaaagagggactacgccccgagattttcagctgggcagcgcacagagacgaccccgagacgctacagggatggattcaactagcggggcgcgtcgaatctaccctggcacaagtaaagcgcttcaggagcagcagcggccagcaaagaccggtggcgagaggtcgaggagaaacgaggaagcaagaaagacccggagggaggccggggattccctccagaggagacgacaacaaacctaaaccgggatgctttgtatgtgggaagacgggccaccgagcagcggaatgctgggcccggaagggggagccgccaaaagccccaaagcccaagccagcaaccgggaggcgtgcggaggaggaggtgcaggccccagaatcttcggaaagattg